Proteins found in one Brachyspira murdochii DSM 12563 genomic segment:
- the ilvN gene encoding acetolactate synthase small subunit, with translation MDKKERRVLVLFVDNITGVLNRITLLFSQKGFNIETITCSATCVPSISRMTIVTEGDDSHINQVIKQTSKLIEVHSVHLIDSSNNIIRDFLLVKIEINDSNRGKVCDITNSYNGLILYIGNKSITVEITAPASVIDAYLEALKDFNILELSRTGVTSIQLGDDVPDMNIINNFEY, from the coding sequence ATGGATAAGAAAGAAAGAAGAGTTTTAGTTTTATTTGTAGATAATATTACGGGTGTATTAAATAGAATAACTTTATTATTCAGTCAAAAAGGTTTTAATATAGAAACTATTACATGTTCTGCAACTTGTGTGCCTAGTATATCAAGAATGACTATAGTTACAGAGGGAGATGATTCTCATATAAATCAAGTTATAAAACAAACTTCAAAACTAATTGAGGTTCATTCTGTACATTTAATAGATAGTTCTAACAACATAATAAGAGATTTTCTTTTGGTAAAAATAGAAATTAATGATAGTAATAGAGGTAAAGTCTGCGATATAACTAATTCTTATAACGGACTTATACTTTATATTGGAAATAAAAGCATTACAGTTGAAATAACAGCCCCAGCCTCAGTAATAGACGCATATTTAGAAGCATTAAAAGACTTTAATATTTTAGAGCTTTCAAGAACAGGGGTAACATCTATACAGCTTGGCGATGATGTTCCAGATATGAATATAATCAATAATTTTGAATATTAA
- the ilvC gene encoding ketol-acid reductoisomerase codes for MIKKYYDADCNLGVLDGKTIAIMGYGSQGHAHAQNLKDSGMNVIVGLRKDSANCKKAEEAGFKVMEVEEAAKLADIVMMLVPDEVAADIYNSQVAPHMKEGNVLMFAHGFNIHFHFVMPADNIDVIMVAPKGPGHTVRSQYLEGRGVPSLIAVYQDKSGRAKDYALAYASGIGAGRAGILETTFREETETDLFGEQAVLCGGVTELMKAGFDTLVEAGYEPEMAYFECIHEMKLIVDLIYSGGFAMMRYSISNTAEYGDYRTGRRMITEETRKEMKKVLREIQDGTFASEFIQEFSAGRKAKFNATKRLEREHKLEKVGAELRKMMSWIKK; via the coding sequence ATGATAAAAAAATATTATGATGCTGATTGTAATCTAGGAGTACTAGACGGTAAAACTATAGCTATAATGGGATACGGCAGTCAGGGACATGCTCATGCACAGAACTTAAAAGACAGCGGCATGAATGTTATAGTAGGACTTAGAAAAGACAGTGCTAACTGCAAAAAAGCAGAAGAAGCAGGTTTTAAGGTAATGGAAGTAGAAGAAGCTGCTAAGCTTGCAGATATAGTTATGATGCTTGTACCAGATGAAGTAGCTGCTGATATATATAATAGTCAGGTAGCTCCTCATATGAAAGAAGGAAATGTATTAATGTTTGCTCATGGATTTAATATTCATTTCCATTTTGTAATGCCTGCTGATAATATAGATGTTATTATGGTTGCACCAAAAGGACCTGGACACACTGTAAGAAGTCAGTATTTAGAAGGAAGAGGAGTACCTAGCTTGATAGCAGTTTATCAGGATAAAAGCGGAAGAGCAAAAGATTATGCTTTAGCTTATGCTTCTGGAATAGGGGCAGGACGTGCTGGTATATTAGAAACTACATTCAGAGAAGAAACAGAAACTGATTTATTCGGAGAGCAGGCTGTATTATGCGGCGGTGTTACAGAATTAATGAAAGCTGGTTTTGATACTTTAGTAGAAGCTGGATATGAACCAGAAATGGCTTATTTTGAATGTATACATGAAATGAAATTAATTGTTGATTTAATATATTCAGGCGGTTTTGCTATGATGAGATATTCTATTTCAAATACTGCTGAATACGGCGATTATAGAACAGGCAGAAGAATGATAACTGAAGAGACTAGAAAAGAAATGAAAAAAGTATTAAGAGAAATACAAGACGGTACTTTTGCTAGTGAGTTTATTCAGGAGTTTAGTGCAGGACGTAAAGCTAAATTTAATGCTACTAAAAGATTAGAAAGAGAGCATAAATTAGAAAAAGTCGGTGCAGAATTAAGAAAAATGATGAGTTGGATTAAAAAATAA
- a CDS encoding 2-isopropylmalate synthase: MRKIKIFDTTLRDGEQSPGCTMNLEEKLEMAAELDKLGVDVIEAGFAICSDDDFNAIKEVSKVVENAKLASLARCNKKDIDRAYEALAEAKHPMLHTFIATSDIHLKHKLEMTREQVLETIKESVSYAKTKFEFIEFSAEDASRSDKDFLVQAYSAAIENGATTINVPDTVGYTTPLEMAELIKYLKANVKGIDNVDISVHCHDDLGLGTANSLSAVLAGATQVECTINGIGERAGNTSLEEIVMGIKTRKDFYNAYTDVNTKRIYKISKLLSTISGMVVAPNKAIVGANAFAHEAGIHQHGVLKERSTYEIMNVEDIGIPQNKMVLGKHSGKHAFKDRIESLGYDIDDKTLEEAFIKFKNLADKKKIVTDTDIEALLIGNNASVENPLYTLKSFMVNDSDSISSFASVSILDNKENIVEAIGKGNGPIDAAFGAIDSLTSNRAKLVNYSINAITEGEDALGEVIVRLSSDDKTVIGRAVSTDIIEASLMAYINGLNKL; encoded by the coding sequence ATGAGAAAGATTAAGATTTTTGATACTACTTTAAGAGATGGAGAACAATCTCCTGGTTGTACTATGAATTTAGAAGAGAAATTAGAAATGGCAGCCGAGCTTGATAAATTAGGCGTTGATGTTATAGAGGCTGGTTTTGCTATATGTTCTGATGATGACTTCAATGCTATAAAAGAAGTAAGCAAGGTTGTAGAAAATGCTAAACTAGCTAGTTTGGCAAGATGCAATAAAAAAGATATAGACAGAGCTTATGAGGCACTTGCTGAGGCTAAACACCCGATGCTTCATACTTTTATAGCTACAAGCGATATACATTTAAAGCATAAATTGGAGATGACCAGAGAGCAGGTATTGGAAACAATAAAAGAATCTGTTTCTTATGCTAAAACAAAATTTGAGTTTATAGAGTTTTCTGCTGAAGATGCTTCAAGAAGTGATAAAGACTTTTTAGTTCAGGCATATTCAGCAGCTATAGAAAACGGAGCTACTACAATCAATGTTCCAGACACTGTAGGATATACTACTCCTTTAGAAATGGCTGAACTTATAAAATATTTAAAAGCCAATGTTAAGGGTATAGATAATGTTGATATATCAGTGCATTGTCATGACGATTTGGGACTTGGTACTGCTAATTCTTTATCTGCTGTTTTGGCGGGTGCTACTCAGGTAGAGTGTACTATTAACGGTATAGGTGAGCGTGCGGGTAATACTAGTTTGGAAGAAATTGTAATGGGTATTAAAACCAGAAAAGATTTTTATAATGCCTATACTGATGTTAATACAAAACGTATTTATAAAATTTCAAAATTATTATCTACTATATCAGGTATGGTAGTTGCTCCTAATAAAGCTATAGTTGGTGCCAATGCATTTGCTCATGAGGCCGGCATTCATCAGCATGGTGTATTAAAAGAGCGTTCTACTTATGAGATTATGAATGTTGAAGATATAGGAATACCTCAGAATAAAATGGTATTAGGCAAACATTCTGGAAAGCATGCTTTTAAAGACAGAATAGAATCTTTAGGTTATGATATTGATGATAAGACTTTAGAAGAGGCTTTTATTAAGTTTAAGAACTTAGCAGATAAGAAAAAAATAGTCACTGATACTGATATAGAGGCATTGCTAATAGGAAATAATGCTTCTGTAGAAAATCCTTTGTATACTTTAAAAAGCTTTATGGTTAATGACAGCGATTCTATATCATCTTTTGCTTCAGTATCTATACTTGACAATAAAGAGAATATTGTTGAGGCTATAGGTAAAGGAAACGGTCCTATAGATGCAGCATTCGGAGCTATAGATTCTCTTACTTCAAACAGAGCTAAATTGGTTAATTATAG